The Meles meles chromosome 6, mMelMel3.1 paternal haplotype, whole genome shotgun sequence genome has a window encoding:
- the LOC123944908 gene encoding cartilage intermediate layer protein 1: protein MFPTGPGGKMAGTKAWVFFFLVLEVTSVSGRQTMLTQSVRRVQPGRRTSSIFAKPVDSLERPGEWTTWFNIDHPGGQGDYERLDAIHFYYGDRVCARPLRLEARTTDWMPAGSTGQVVHGSPREGFWCLNREQRPGQNCSNYTVRFLCPPGSLRRDTERIWSPWSPWSKCSAACGHTGVQTRTRTCLAETVSLCNEASEEGRLCMDQACTACDLTCPMGQVNADCDACMCQDFMLHGAVSLPGGAPASGATVYLLTKKPKPLTKTDSSGRFRVPGLCPDGKSILKITKAKFAPIMLTMPKTSLKAATVNAEFMRAETPYIVMNPETKARRAGQSVSLCCKATGKPNPDKYFWYHNDTLLDPSLYKHESKLVLRNLRQDQAGEYFCKAQSDSGAVKSRVAQLTVIATDETPCNPTPESYLIRLPHDCFQNATNSFYYDVGHCPVKTCAGQQDNGIRCRDAVEYCCGISKTEEREIQCSGYTLPTKVAMECSCQRCTETRSIVRGRVSAADNGEPMRFGHVYLGSNRVSMTGYKGTFTLHVPQDTERLVLTFVDRLQKFVNTTKVLPFNKKGSAVFHEIKMLRKKEPITLEAMDTNIIPLGEMAGEDPMAELEIPSKSFYRQNGEPYTGKVKASVTFLDPRNISTATAAQSDLNFINDEGDTFPLRTYGMFSVDFTDEATSESLNVGKVKVHLDSTQVKMPEHVPTMKLWSLNPDTGLWEEEGDFKFESQRRGKREERTFLVGNMEIRERRLFNLDVPESRRCFIKVRAYRSERFLPSEQIQGVVVSVINLEPRTGFSSNPRAWGRFDSVITGPNGACVPAFCDDESPDAYSAYVLASLAGEELEAVQSFPKFNPNAIGVPQPYLNKLKYRRTDHEDPRVKKTAFQISMAKPRPNSAEESNGPIYAFENLRACEEAPPSAAHFRFYQIEGDRYDYNTVPFNEDDPMSWTEDYLAWWPKPMEFRACYIKVKIVGPVEVNVRSRNMGGTHRRTVGKLYGIRDVKSTRDRDQPNVSSACLEFKCSGMLYDQDRVDRTLVKVIPQGSCHRASVNSMLHEYLVNHLPLAVNNDTSEYTMLAPLDPLGHNYGIYTVTDQDPRVAKEIALGRCFDGTSDGSSRVMKSNVGVALTFNCVERQVGRQSAFQYLQSPPARPPATNTGRGRVSSRRQQRASRRGQRRREAVASPRFPGLASQPQNN from the exons ATGTTTCCCACAGGGCCTGGGGGAAAGATGGCGGGGACCAAGGCCTGGGTGTTCTTCTTCCTGGTCCTGGAAGTCACCTCTGTGTCGG GGAGGCAGACGATGCTCACCCAGTCGGTAAGAAGAGTCCAGCCTGGGAGGAGGACCTCCAGCATCTTTGCCAAGCCTGTTGACTCTCTGGAAA GACCTGGGGAGTGGACAACCTGGTTCAACATCGACCACCCAGGTGGGCAGGGTGACTATGAGCGACTGGACGCCATTCACTTCTACTATGGGGACCGGGTGTGTGCTCGGCCCCTGCGGCTAGAGGCTCGGACCACCGACTGGATGCCTGCAGGCAGCACTGGCCAGGTGGTCCATGGCAGTCCCCGTGAGGGCTTCTGGTGCCTCAACAGGGAGCAGCGGCCCGGTCAGAACTGCTCCAATTATACGGTGCGCTTCCTCTGCCCACCAG GGTCCCTGCGCCGAGACACAGAGCGCATCTGGAGCCCATGGTCTCCCTGGAGCAAGTGTTCTGCTGCTTGTGGTCACACTGGAGTCCAGACCCGAACACGAACCTGCTTGGCAGAGACGGTGTCACTGTGCAATGAGGCCTCTGAGGAGGGCCGCCTCTGCATGGACCAGGCCTGTACAG CCTGTGACCTGACCTGCCCCATGGGCCAGGTGAATGCTGACTGCGATGCATGCATGTGCCAGGACTTCATGCTACACGGAGCTGTCTCCCTCCCTGGGGGTGCCCCAGCCTCAGGAGCCACCGTCTACCTGCTGACCAAGAAGCCTAAGCCACTGACCAAGACAGACAGCAGTGGGAGGTTCCGGGTCCCTGGCTTGTGCCCTGATGGCAAAAGCATTCTGAAGATCACCAAGGCCAAGTTTGCCCCCATCATGCTCACAATGCCCAAGACTAGCCTAAAGGCAGCCACTGTCAATGCAGAGTTCATGAGGGCAG AGACTCCATACATCGTGATGAACCCAGAGACAAAAGCACGGAGAGCTGGGCAGAGTGTGTCCCTATGCTGTAAGGCCACAGGGAAGCCCAATCCAGACAAGTATTTCTG GTACCACAATGACACACTGCTGGACCCCTCCCTCTACAAGCATGAGAGCAAGCTAGTGCTGAGGAACCTGCGACAGGACCAGGCTGGAGAGTACTTCTGCAAGGCCCAGAGTGACTCAGGGGCTGTGAAGTCGCGAGTGGCCCAGCTGACTGTCATAG CCACTGATGAGACTCCTTGCAATCCAACCCCTGAGAGCTACCTTATCCGGCTGCCCCATGATTGCTTCCAGAATGCCACCAACTCTTTTTACTATGACGTGGGCCATTGCCCTGTCAAGACCTGTGCAGGGCAGCAGGATAACGGGATCAGGTGCCGGGATGCCGTGGAGTACTGCTGTGGCATCTCCaaaacagaggagagggagatccAGTGCAGTGGATACACGCTGCCCACCAAGGTGGCCATGGAGTGCAGCTGCCAGCGGTGTACAGAGACCCGGAGTATTGTACGTGGACGCGTCAGTGCTGCTGACAATGGGGAACCCATGCGCTTTGGCCACGTGTACCTGGGGAGCAACCGTGTGAGCATGACTGGCTACAAAGGCACCTTCACCCTCCATGTTCCCCAGGACACAGAGAGGCTAGTGCTTACATTTGTGGACAGGTTGCAGAAGTTCGTCAATACCACTAAAGTGCTGCCCTTCAACAAGAAGGGGAGTGCGGTGTTCCATGAGATCAAGATGCTTCGGAAGAAAGAGCCCATCACGTTGGAGGCCATGGACACCAACATTATCCCCCTTGGGGAGATGGCTGGAGAAGACCCTATGGCTGAACTGGAGATCCCATCCAAGAGCTTCTACAGGCAGAATGGGGAGCCCTACACAGGAAAAGTAAAGGCCAGTGTGACCTTCCTGGATCCCCGGAATATTTCCACAGCCACAGCTGCCCAGAGTGACCTGAACTTCATCAATGATGAAGGAGACACCTTCCCCCTTCGGACATATGGCATGTTCTCTGTGGACTTCACAGATGAGGCCACCTCGGAGTCACTTAATGTTGGCAAGGTGAAGGTCCACCTTGACTCGACCCAGGTCAAGATGCCAGAGCATGTGCCCACAATGAAACTCTGGTCACTCAACCCAGACACAGGGTtgtgggaggaggaaggtgacTTCAAATTTGAAAGCCAAAGGCGGggcaaaagggaagagagaaccTTCCTGGTGGGCAACATGGAGATTCGTGAAAGGAGGCTCTTTAATTTGGATGTCCCAGAAAGCAGGAGGTGCTTTATCAAGGTTAGGGCCTACCGCAGTGAGAGGTTCTTGCCCAGTGAGCAGATCCAGGGGGTTGTGGTCTCTGTGATCAATCTGGAGCCCAGGACTGGCTTCTCATCCAACCCCAGGGCCTGGGGCCGCTTTGACAGTGTCATCACAGGCCCCAATGGGGCCTGTGTCCCTGCCTTCTGCGATGACGAGTCCCCCGATGCCTATTCTGCCTACGTCTTGGCAAGCCTAGCTGGGGAAGAACTGGAAGCAGTACAGTCTTTTCCTAAATTCAACCCAAATGCAATTGGTGTCCCACAGCCCTATCTCAATAAGCTCAAATACCGTCGGACAGATCATGAGGACCCACGGGTGAAGAAGACAGCTTTCCAGATTAGCATGGCCAAGCCACGGCCCAATTCAGCCGAGGAGAGCAATGGGCCCATCTATGCCTTTGAGAACCTCCGGGCATGTGAGGAGGCTCCACCCAGTGCAGCCCACTTCCGGTTCTACCAGATTGAGGGGGATCGGTATGACTACAACACTGTACCCTTCAATGAGGATGACCCTATGAGCTGGACTGAAGACTACCTGGCATGGTGGCCCAAGCCAATGGAGTTCAGGGCCTGCTACATCAAGGTGAAGATTGTGGGGCCAGTGGAGGTGAATGTACGATCCCGCAACATGGGGGGCACCCACCGGCGGACAGTGGGGAAGTTGTATGGAATCCGGGATGTGAAGAGCACACGGGACAGGGACCAGCCCAATGTCTCATCTGCCTGTTTAGAGTTCAAGTGCAGTGGGATGCTCTATGACCAGGACCGTGTGGACCGCACACTGGTGAAGGTCATCCCTCAGGGCAGCTGCCATCGAGCCAGTGTTAACTCCATGCTTCATGAGTACCTGGTCAACCACCTACCACTAGCAGTCAACAATGACACCAGCGAGTACACCATGCTGGCACCCCTGGATCCACTGGGCCACAACTATGGCATCTATACCGTCACTGACCAGGACCCTCGCGTGGCCAAGGAGATTGCTCTTGGCCGGTGCTTTGACGGCACATCTGATGGCTCCTCCAGAGTCATGAAGAGCAACGTGGGAGTGGCCCTGACCTTTAACTGcgtagagaggcaggtgggccGCCAGAGCGCCTTCCAGTACCTCCAAAGCCCCCCTGCCCGGCCCCCTGCCACAAACACTGGCAGAGGAAGAGTGTCCTCACGGAGACAGCAGCGGGCTAGTAGGCGTGGCCAGCGCAGGCGCGAAGCAGTGGCCTCTCCGAGGTTTCCAGGGCTCGCTTCACAACCTCAGAACAACTAA